One uncultured Acidilobus sp. JCHS genomic window carries:
- a CDS encoding Pyruvate/2-oxoglutarate dehydrogenase complex, dihydrolipoamide dehydrogenase (E3) component: protein MNRPSGTYDVVFIGGGGASYPGAFELAKKGHRVLVVDDKGVLGGVCLYAGCVPSKALRRWALAVRDAEVIGNAKVDPDDVWRRAIEAKEGVQKEVFGQLDWLARQLGESLDFVKGWASIRDERNVVIRTNEGEFNVTTKFIHLGAGSVDVIPPGLQGAELALTSDDLYAYGRSMRNLPDSMVIVGAGYVGVETAVLLSMFKVKVTLVEMMERPLPNMPMDISRSVLRGLQRLGVTVHLGARASSIERKGNTKVLRAIKRDGSALELEADEVMLAVGRRPRLEGYGLESLVARGLKYSREGVSVDEYMRTSLPNVFAAGDVIGGAMLYHAALVGSLVAARNMEAGSSKYRYNPITIPRVVFTHPEAGCVGYTEEQLRQAGVGYTVIRYSMKANSYSLIEGMPDAWVKVIVSKEDGRVLGAQAYAPEAHSILAAFALGLMRGLGREDFYWLAAPHPSPIEALPESFRMAELLD, encoded by the coding sequence ATGAACAGGCCCTCTGGAACCTATGACGTTGTCTTCATAGGCGGCGGAGGCGCCTCATACCCTGGGGCCTTCGAGCTGGCTAAGAAGGGACACAGGGTCCTGGTAGTTGACGACAAAGGCGTCCTGGGCGGCGTATGCCTCTACGCCGGCTGCGTGCCCTCCAAGGCGCTCAGGCGATGGGCGCTCGCAGTGCGTGACGCCGAGGTCATTGGTAACGCAAAGGTGGACCCCGACGACGTCTGGAGGAGAGCTATTGAGGCCAAGGAGGGCGTTCAGAAGGAGGTTTTCGGCCAACTCGACTGGCTGGCCAGGCAGCTCGGCGAGAGCCTGGACTTCGTGAAGGGGTGGGCCTCCATAAGGGACGAGAGGAACGTCGTTATAAGGACCAACGAAGGGGAGTTCAACGTGACCACCAAGTTCATTCACCTAGGCGCTGGGTCCGTTGACGTTATCCCTCCTGGCCTACAAGGGGCTGAGCTGGCCTTGACCAGCGACGACCTCTACGCCTACGGCCGCTCCATGAGGAATCTCCCGGACTCAATGGTAATCGTCGGCGCCGGCTACGTGGGCGTCGAGACCGCTGTATTGCTCTCGATGTTCAAGGTCAAGGTGACCCTCGTGGAGATGATGGAGAGGCCCCTGCCCAACATGCCCATGGACATCTCTAGGTCAGTCCTGAGGGGGCTTCAGAGGCTGGGGGTCACAGTACACCTGGGCGCTAGGGCATCGTCTATAGAGAGGAAGGGCAACACAAAGGTCCTGAGGGCCATCAAGAGGGACGGCAGCGCCCTAGAGCTCGAGGCCGACGAGGTGATGCTTGCCGTGGGCAGGAGGCCAAGGCTTGAAGGCTATGGGCTTGAGAGCCTCGTCGCGAGGGGGCTGAAGTACTCAAGGGAGGGAGTAAGCGTTGACGAGTACATGAGGACCTCGCTGCCTAATGTGTTCGCCGCAGGCGACGTTATCGGTGGGGCCATGCTCTACCACGCCGCCCTGGTCGGCAGCCTCGTGGCGGCCAGGAACATGGAGGCGGGCTCCAGCAAGTACAGGTATAACCCAATAACTATCCCACGCGTGGTCTTCACGCACCCTGAGGCAGGCTGCGTGGGCTACACTGAGGAGCAGCTGAGGCAGGCCGGCGTGGGCTACACAGTCATAAGGTACAGCATGAAGGCCAACTCCTACTCCCTCATTGAGGGCATGCCTGACGCGTGGGTCAAGGTGATAGTCAGCAAGGAGGACGGCAGGGTGCTCGGGGCTCAGGCTTACGCCCCTGAGGCCCATTCAATACTGGCTGCGTTCGCCCTCGGCTTGATGAGGGGGCTTGGCAGGGAAGACTTCTACTGGCTGGCGGCCCCGCACCCAAGCCCCATTGAGGCCCTTCCGGAGTCCTTCAGAATGGCCGAGCTCCTGGACTAG
- a CDS encoding Transcriptional regulator/sugar kinase, which translates to MKDLNVVAVDVGATNLRAALFSGTSPVRLRKVQTPRTSGDDLIMAIIGLIKEVSQGEDFNAIGVASIGPLDISRGLILYTPNLGYGNVRIRDSLGEEFRRPVYLANDAMAGVWAEKVLGKGKDLNDLAYITMSTGLGVGAVVDGNLLVGRRGNAHELGHAVISFESDMPCGCGGVGHWEAFVGGKNIPRVAARLAQLWSGSKTRAYELASRGELSPELLYSMAREGDPFAAHVVDYINRAHAAGIMTLIAAYDPEAIFIGGSIYLYNEDLIRPGVIKHLQRYVGVFGVPRIERCSFGDDQVLEGAAAIAMSPPSSIARDAYRP; encoded by the coding sequence GTGAAGGACTTGAACGTGGTAGCTGTTGACGTGGGGGCGACCAACCTGAGGGCCGCGCTGTTCTCAGGCACCTCGCCGGTGAGGCTTAGGAAGGTCCAGACGCCCAGGACGTCAGGCGACGACCTGATAATGGCAATCATAGGTCTAATCAAGGAGGTCAGTCAAGGTGAGGACTTTAACGCTATCGGCGTAGCCTCAATAGGTCCCCTGGACATCTCAAGGGGGCTCATCCTATACACCCCTAACCTGGGCTACGGTAACGTCAGGATCAGGGACTCCCTAGGTGAGGAGTTCAGGAGGCCTGTCTACCTGGCCAACGACGCCATGGCGGGCGTCTGGGCAGAGAAGGTCCTAGGGAAGGGCAAGGACCTGAACGACCTAGCTTACATAACCATGAGCACGGGCCTCGGGGTAGGCGCTGTCGTTGACGGGAACCTGCTCGTGGGGAGGAGGGGCAACGCTCACGAGCTGGGCCATGCTGTGATAAGCTTTGAGTCAGATATGCCGTGCGGGTGCGGGGGCGTAGGCCACTGGGAGGCCTTTGTGGGCGGCAAGAACATACCGAGGGTGGCGGCCAGGCTGGCCCAGCTCTGGAGCGGCTCCAAGACCAGGGCCTACGAGCTTGCGTCCCGCGGGGAGCTGAGCCCTGAGCTGCTGTACTCCATGGCGAGGGAGGGCGATCCCTTCGCGGCTCACGTGGTCGATTACATTAACAGGGCCCATGCCGCGGGCATAATGACGTTAATAGCGGCCTATGACCCTGAGGCCATATTCATAGGCGGCAGCATATACCTCTACAACGAGGACCTGATAAGGCCTGGCGTAATTAAGCACCTGCAGAGATACGTGGGGGTCTTTGGCGTACCGAGGATCGAGAGGTGCTCTTTCGGCGATGACCAGGTCCTTGAGGGGGCTGCAGCGATAGCCATGTCGCCGCCCTCCTCGATAGCCAGGGACGCCTATAGGCCGTAG
- a CDS encoding Chromatin protein Cren7 yields the protein MAQNLELVKEWVITRKPARVEVGLFELPDGKRRVMSLKKGQEAGYKLIKSWTLAPKHVKALKAQLFRDKSTGKYVRKIVPA from the coding sequence ATGGCCCAGAACCTAGAGTTGGTGAAGGAGTGGGTCATCACCAGGAAGCCGGCTAGGGTTGAGGTAGGCCTCTTCGAGCTCCCTGACGGCAAGAGGAGGGTAATGAGCCTGAAGAAGGGCCAGGAAGCCGGCTACAAGCTAATCAAGTCATGGACGCTCGCTCCAAAGCATGTCAAGGCTCTGAAGGCCCAGCTCTTCAGGGACAAGAGCACCGGCAAGTACGTCAGGAAGATAGTCCCGGCTTAG
- a CDS encoding putative nucleotidyltransferase yields MVSRRAFAAALRALLDNGFRFTIIGGSVISIAAELDDMGDDIDLFAESPSVVEAEEAYGRAADLNHWDLGQTWLGTPRITMVVEAEEVPVEFYDNLYDFYVPERFIHEAKRVDVEGVKVKVIKPEEYLALKGRAGREEDLEGLKRVADLVKRGRLKVSYEEIEKAVEEFDEAQIIMRRLREAGIIRA; encoded by the coding sequence ATGGTCAGCAGGAGGGCGTTCGCAGCCGCGCTGAGGGCGCTCCTCGACAACGGCTTCAGGTTCACGATCATCGGGGGCTCCGTGATAAGCATAGCCGCGGAACTTGACGACATGGGTGACGACATAGACCTGTTTGCAGAGTCCCCCAGCGTAGTGGAGGCCGAGGAGGCCTATGGGAGGGCGGCCGACCTTAACCACTGGGACCTCGGCCAGACTTGGTTGGGGACGCCGAGGATCACCATGGTGGTCGAGGCTGAGGAGGTGCCCGTGGAGTTTTACGATAACCTCTACGACTTCTACGTGCCGGAGAGGTTCATCCACGAGGCCAAGAGGGTTGACGTAGAGGGGGTCAAGGTCAAGGTCATAAAGCCTGAAGAGTACCTGGCCCTCAAGGGGAGGGCGGGCAGGGAGGAGGACTTGGAGGGCCTCAAGAGGGTGGCTGACCTGGTGAAGAGGGGCAGGCTGAAGGTAAGCTATGAAGAGATAGAGAAAGCTGTCGAGGAGTTCGACGAAGCCCAGATAATCATGAGGAGGCTTCGTGAGGCAGGCATAATCAGGGCCTAG
- a CDS encoding putative phosphoribosyltransferase — protein MPRVPVKLVSWDEIVEWSLGLGKVIESSGWTPDMVVAVARGGYVPARLLCDYLGITDLVSLQSQHWVEAAKAAQKAIIRNAYSIEARGLKVLVVDDIVDTGETLALARDFIRAEWKPEDVRTAALQWISPIAKFKPDYYYIEVKDWTWFQYPWTRLEDLTQFIERVFREDERARGGLSEEDLRRVFTEWYGVRPEDFGSYWRLALDRLTSRGVLEAVEGRLRLARRPKAQG, from the coding sequence GTGCCAAGGGTCCCCGTTAAGTTAGTCTCCTGGGATGAAATAGTGGAGTGGAGCCTGGGCCTCGGTAAGGTGATCGAGTCCTCTGGCTGGACCCCAGACATGGTGGTAGCGGTCGCCAGGGGAGGCTACGTGCCCGCGAGGCTCCTGTGCGACTACCTTGGCATCACGGACCTGGTGAGCCTTCAGAGCCAGCACTGGGTTGAGGCCGCGAAGGCTGCCCAGAAGGCCATCATAAGGAACGCCTACAGTATCGAGGCCAGGGGACTTAAGGTCCTCGTCGTTGACGACATAGTGGACACGGGCGAGACCCTGGCCTTGGCAAGGGACTTCATTAGGGCGGAGTGGAAGCCTGAGGACGTCAGGACTGCCGCACTTCAGTGGATAAGCCCCATAGCCAAGTTCAAGCCTGACTACTACTATATTGAGGTTAAGGACTGGACGTGGTTCCAGTACCCGTGGACGAGGCTTGAGGACCTGACCCAGTTCATAGAGCGGGTATTCAGGGAGGACGAGAGGGCCCGCGGGGGCCTGTCAGAGGAGGACCTGAGGAGGGTCTTCACGGAGTGGTACGGAGTCAGGCCTGAGGACTTTGGCTCCTACTGGAGGCTAGCCCTTGACAGGCTCACCAGCAGGGGCGTCCTAGAGGCCGTTGAGGGCAGGCTGCGCCTGGCCAGAAGGCCTAAGGCCCAGGGTTAG
- a CDS encoding DNA primase (bacterial type) has protein sequence MKYLIKASFEVDGRVEKHDIIGAVFGQTEGLLGSEFNLEELQNKDKIGRVHLDLKYQGTKTVGVIQIPSNLDRVETVILAAMLETVDRVGPYSARVTVESIEDLRAEKLKWIVQRARELLQQVKEQEPDIKEIIRQVSQKAEAPPKVIEYGEDKLPAGPDVERSDTLIVVEGRADVINLLRYGYTNVIALGGAKEKAPRTILELAKNKKVILFVDGDRGGELILKNMLNQMHVDYVARAPKGMEVEQLTGKEIARALAQMVPAEEVAKQLLKEVVQQPQAPAPSAPQAPQPAQPEVAPQPTEVQPAPPVAEQAQRAEQQAVAPAQQAPAAEVQQPQAPLQQAEQQAVTTMAVPRKVIDGIKDLKGTLEAVAYDRSWNEVERVKVKDLFSWMQQVEPGKVYAVVFDGIVTQRLLDVASEKGIALLIGARIGSKVTSKKGDVIFMTFSDLT, from the coding sequence TTGAAGTACCTGATAAAGGCCTCATTTGAGGTCGACGGAAGGGTTGAAAAGCACGACATAATAGGCGCTGTGTTCGGGCAGACGGAGGGCCTCCTGGGCTCAGAGTTCAACCTGGAGGAGCTACAGAACAAGGACAAGATAGGGAGGGTCCACCTAGACCTGAAGTACCAGGGAACTAAGACCGTTGGCGTGATCCAGATCCCGAGTAACCTGGACCGCGTGGAGACAGTTATCCTGGCCGCGATGCTTGAGACGGTTGACCGCGTGGGGCCCTACTCGGCCAGGGTCACGGTGGAGTCCATTGAGGACCTCAGGGCCGAGAAGCTGAAGTGGATAGTTCAGAGGGCGCGCGAGCTGCTCCAGCAGGTCAAGGAGCAGGAGCCTGACATCAAGGAGATCATAAGGCAGGTCTCCCAGAAGGCTGAGGCCCCGCCCAAGGTAATAGAGTACGGCGAGGACAAGCTGCCGGCGGGGCCTGACGTTGAGAGGTCCGACACGCTGATAGTTGTTGAGGGAAGGGCTGACGTGATCAACCTGCTCAGGTACGGCTACACGAACGTGATAGCCCTGGGCGGGGCCAAGGAGAAGGCGCCTAGGACGATCCTCGAGCTGGCCAAGAACAAGAAGGTCATACTCTTCGTTGACGGTGACAGGGGAGGGGAGCTCATACTTAAGAACATGCTTAACCAGATGCATGTTGACTATGTGGCCAGGGCCCCCAAGGGGATGGAGGTTGAACAGCTCACAGGGAAGGAGATAGCGAGGGCCCTGGCCCAGATGGTCCCAGCAGAGGAGGTGGCCAAACAGCTGCTCAAGGAGGTGGTTCAGCAACCCCAGGCGCCTGCGCCCTCCGCTCCCCAGGCGCCTCAGCCCGCTCAACCCGAGGTTGCCCCTCAGCCCACTGAAGTCCAGCCCGCGCCGCCCGTAGCTGAACAGGCCCAGCGGGCTGAGCAGCAGGCTGTTGCGCCTGCTCAGCAGGCCCCAGCGGCCGAGGTTCAGCAGCCCCAGGCGCCCCTCCAGCAGGCTGAGCAGCAGGCCGTGACCACTATGGCGGTGCCAAGGAAGGTCATAGACGGCATAAAGGACCTCAAGGGGACCCTCGAGGCCGTGGCCTACGACAGGTCCTGGAACGAGGTGGAGAGGGTGAAGGTGAAGGACCTCTTCAGCTGGATGCAGCAGGTGGAGCCAGGCAAGGTCTATGCTGTCGTTTTTGACGGCATAGTGACCCAGAGGCTCCTTGACGTTGCGTCGGAGAAGGGCATAGCCCTGCTCATCGGGGCCCGCATAGGCAGCAAGGTCACGTCTAAGAAGGGAGACGTAATATTTATGACGTTCAGTGACCTTACTTAA
- a CDS encoding pyruvate kinase, with protein sequence MIRLAKVLVTMGPSTSDYAVVRRMLAAGANGFRINMSHGNEAQWSSFVDMVRKASEELGLDVALIADLEGPRVRLGSFDGLDVKPGDVVKFKYKDAGGEGVPVDSRAFFDTIERGDRVLVDDGRVVLTAEDVERDQATLRVVSGSRLEARKGVVVAGKEYDLPPLTDKDLKDIGFIASKDFDYVMVSFVRSARHIDVIRRALREAGAKDAKILAKIETPSGVVNIDEIAESADGIVVARGDLGMHFPLEDIPIIQRRIIEASRKRLKPVILATEIFMSMIERPLPTRGEISDVYAGVEEGVDGFLVTSETSIGKYPVEVVSWLNRVVEEANKNVRPRRVEPITAGLDARISRGVVELAQSVGASIVAYAADYDAARLLAAFRPPSPVYVGVSDRRLARLLSVLWGMSTVTVKDGLDEVKGLEETERELRARGLLGPGSLVVELSWSLDRATAIVKVRQML encoded by the coding sequence TTGATAAGGCTAGCCAAGGTGCTGGTGACTATGGGCCCATCGACGTCGGACTACGCCGTGGTCAGAAGGATGCTCGCCGCTGGAGCCAACGGTTTCAGGATCAACATGAGCCACGGGAACGAGGCCCAGTGGTCTTCATTTGTCGACATGGTTAGGAAGGCGTCAGAGGAGCTAGGCCTTGACGTGGCCTTGATAGCTGACCTGGAGGGCCCAAGGGTGAGGCTAGGCTCGTTCGATGGGCTTGACGTCAAGCCTGGGGACGTTGTGAAGTTCAAGTACAAGGACGCAGGCGGTGAGGGGGTACCTGTTGACAGCAGGGCCTTCTTTGACACCATAGAGAGGGGCGACAGGGTTCTAGTGGACGACGGCAGGGTTGTCCTGACCGCGGAGGACGTTGAGAGGGACCAGGCCACGTTGAGGGTGGTCTCAGGCTCAAGGCTCGAGGCCAGGAAGGGCGTCGTCGTGGCAGGCAAGGAGTACGACCTGCCCCCGCTCACGGACAAGGACCTGAAGGACATAGGGTTCATAGCCTCAAAGGACTTCGACTACGTCATGGTCAGCTTCGTCAGGAGCGCCAGGCACATAGACGTAATTAGGAGGGCATTGAGAGAGGCTGGGGCCAAGGACGCTAAGATCCTGGCCAAGATAGAGACCCCAAGCGGCGTGGTCAACATTGATGAGATAGCAGAGTCAGCTGACGGCATCGTTGTGGCAAGGGGCGACCTAGGTATGCACTTCCCACTTGAGGACATACCAATCATACAGAGAAGGATCATAGAGGCCTCGAGGAAGAGGCTGAAGCCCGTGATCCTCGCCACGGAAATATTTATGAGCATGATAGAGAGACCCCTGCCCACCAGGGGGGAGATCTCAGACGTCTACGCTGGGGTGGAGGAAGGCGTCGATGGCTTCCTGGTGACGTCAGAGACCTCGATAGGGAAGTACCCAGTCGAGGTCGTCTCCTGGCTCAACAGGGTCGTCGAGGAGGCCAACAAGAACGTGAGGCCGAGGAGGGTGGAGCCCATCACCGCAGGCCTTGACGCAAGGATATCAAGGGGTGTTGTGGAGCTCGCCCAGAGCGTCGGGGCCTCAATAGTGGCCTACGCGGCTGACTATGACGCTGCCAGGCTGCTGGCGGCCTTCAGGCCGCCCTCCCCCGTTTACGTAGGCGTCTCAGACAGGAGGCTGGCCAGGCTGCTGAGCGTGCTGTGGGGCATGAGCACGGTCACGGTGAAGGACGGGCTTGACGAGGTCAAGGGCCTTGAGGAGACGGAGAGGGAGCTCAGGGCCAGGGGTCTCCTGGGTCCTGGCTCACTGGTGGTGGAGCTCTCGTGGTCCCTTGACAGGGCCACAGCTATAGTTAAGGTTAGACAGATGCTCTAA
- a CDS encoding putative endonuclease (RecB family), producing MTGQLRESEEIAARALESMGFKVVERRSKVIVDNVEVSDVDIVAERDGVRYAVEVKAGYVDVSSVRQAYVNSVLTGMRPLLVARGFSDEAAVAVARRLGVEVITLPDQLYVNPDELYETIEAAVEEALDRVTRPLSMCGRLSKEQVRVLSAIASSEDFMAAAKALGLSPDELGHVMEVLRSQGVVPRGDFRAVRVSARLLLLCESLARQP from the coding sequence TTGACAGGTCAGCTGAGGGAGAGCGAGGAGATAGCCGCCAGGGCCCTTGAGTCAATGGGCTTCAAGGTCGTAGAGAGGAGGTCCAAGGTGATAGTAGACAACGTTGAGGTCTCCGACGTGGACATAGTCGCCGAGAGGGACGGAGTTCGGTACGCCGTCGAGGTCAAGGCGGGCTATGTGGACGTGTCGTCAGTGAGGCAGGCCTACGTGAACTCTGTCCTCACGGGCATGAGGCCCCTCTTGGTGGCCAGGGGCTTCTCCGACGAGGCCGCCGTGGCGGTAGCCCGCAGGCTGGGCGTTGAGGTAATAACCCTGCCTGACCAGCTCTACGTGAACCCTGACGAGCTGTACGAGACTATTGAGGCGGCTGTCGAGGAGGCGCTGGACAGGGTTACCAGACCTCTGTCCATGTGCGGCAGGCTGTCCAAGGAGCAGGTAAGGGTGCTCAGCGCGATAGCGTCCTCTGAGGACTTTATGGCGGCCGCCAAGGCCCTTGGGCTAAGCCCTGACGAGCTCGGCCACGTCATGGAGGTCCTCAGGTCGCAGGGGGTTGTGCCAAGGGGTGACTTCAGGGCTGTCAGGGTCTCGGCCAGGCTTCTCCTTCTCTGTGAGTCGCTGGCCCGACAACCTTAA
- a CDS encoding UbiD family decarboxylase, with product MEGDSMKASLASFVERIGYEDVGLLSPDFEPAAALKRSQEGPRALRFSVRGSELQAVGNVTDTRPKVMKALEASDLKEAYRKLLSALSSPQRLVEASPPPLREASRGLLSLPAIRFYERDGGYYLTSGVFVACYMGICNASVHRVMVLDERRGAVRLVPRHLWYLYQQARSRGEDLPVTVVIGVHPAVMLAAASSPPLGVFELEAASALLGGLEVFRSPVHGNPVPVGVAAVIEGHLTGELVDEGPFVEAMGGYDRVRKQPVLAVRRVLINVEEPAHVILPGGYEHGMLMGFPREAAIWDAVSRAVPEVIAVRLTQASGHWLHAVISIRKSHDGDPKNAIMAAFGAHPSLKHVVIVDDDIDVDDLGQVEWAIATRFQADRGLVVVYRARGSTLDPSSVEDGMTSKVGIDATKPLGSDLKFERARIPGFEG from the coding sequence TTGGAGGGCGATTCGATGAAGGCCTCGCTGGCGTCGTTCGTGGAGAGGATAGGCTATGAAGACGTTGGCCTGCTCTCCCCTGACTTTGAGCCGGCCGCCGCGCTGAAGAGGTCCCAGGAAGGGCCTAGGGCCCTCAGGTTCTCAGTGAGGGGCTCAGAGCTCCAGGCCGTGGGCAACGTAACCGACACGAGGCCCAAGGTCATGAAGGCGCTGGAAGCGAGCGACCTGAAGGAAGCTTACAGGAAGCTGTTGTCAGCGCTTTCGTCACCTCAGCGGCTTGTTGAGGCCTCTCCTCCCCCCCTCAGGGAGGCCAGCAGGGGGCTCCTGTCGCTGCCTGCCATAAGGTTCTACGAGCGTGACGGGGGCTACTACCTCACGAGCGGGGTCTTCGTGGCCTGCTACATGGGGATATGCAACGCAAGCGTTCACAGGGTCATGGTCCTTGATGAGAGGAGGGGCGCTGTGAGGCTCGTGCCGAGGCACCTCTGGTACCTCTACCAGCAGGCCAGGTCAAGGGGGGAGGACCTCCCAGTTACCGTAGTGATCGGCGTCCACCCGGCCGTTATGCTGGCGGCCGCCTCCTCGCCCCCTCTGGGCGTATTTGAGCTGGAGGCCGCCTCGGCCCTCCTCGGGGGCCTAGAGGTCTTCAGGAGCCCTGTCCACGGCAACCCAGTCCCTGTAGGGGTCGCGGCCGTGATCGAGGGCCACCTGACAGGTGAGCTCGTTGACGAGGGACCCTTCGTTGAGGCCATGGGCGGCTACGACAGGGTGAGGAAGCAGCCGGTCCTGGCCGTGAGGAGGGTGCTGATAAATGTCGAGGAGCCGGCTCACGTGATCCTTCCAGGAGGCTACGAGCACGGGATGCTGATGGGGTTCCCCCGGGAGGCCGCCATATGGGACGCCGTCTCGAGGGCCGTGCCTGAGGTTATTGCGGTGAGGCTAACGCAGGCCAGCGGCCACTGGCTTCACGCAGTGATATCGATAAGGAAGAGCCATGACGGGGACCCGAAGAACGCCATAATGGCCGCCTTCGGCGCCCACCCCAGCCTCAAACATGTTGTCATAGTAGATGACGACATAGACGTTGATGACCTTGGCCAGGTCGAGTGGGCCATAGCCACGAGGTTCCAGGCCGACAGGGGGCTGGTGGTGGTGTACAGGGCGAGGGGGTCGACGCTTGACCCCAGCTCGGTAGAGGACGGCATGACTAGCAAGGTCGGGATAGACGCTACTAAGCCCCTGGGCTCGGACTTGAAGTTTGAGAGGGCGAGGATACCAGGGTTCGAGGGATAA
- a CDS encoding tyrosyl-tRNA synthetase, whose product MTAEDKLSLITRNLVEVLTEAELKEKLGSGQRLRGYIGYEPSGLVHIGHLIWMNKVRDLVDAGVHFVVLEATWHAMINDKLGGDIDLIRKAAWLMREVMRSVGVDVDRVEFVDAERLASDKDYWALVIKVMKMTSLARMRRALTIMGRSVDEAELDTSKLIYPAMQVSDIIYLDLDLALGGLDQRKAHVLQREVAERMGRKKVIALHTPILTGLSGGKRMEGAEKDEEVAAFKMSKSKASDAIFVNDAPEEIRAKVRAAYCPPRQVEFNPVMEINKYLLFAKPGFTLHIDRPQKYGGPVDFYSYEELERAYVEGRLHPADLKEATAESLVRLLEGPRKLFERPDVVQLVKVLESKVTR is encoded by the coding sequence TTGACCGCGGAGGACAAGCTCTCGCTGATCACGAGGAACCTCGTTGAGGTGCTAACGGAGGCCGAGCTGAAGGAGAAGCTGGGGTCAGGCCAGAGGCTGAGGGGGTACATAGGGTACGAGCCGAGCGGCCTGGTCCACATAGGGCACCTGATATGGATGAACAAGGTCAGGGATCTCGTGGATGCAGGGGTGCACTTCGTGGTCCTTGAGGCCACATGGCACGCCATGATTAACGACAAGCTAGGGGGCGACATAGACCTCATAAGGAAGGCCGCGTGGCTGATGAGGGAGGTCATGAGGTCCGTCGGCGTCGACGTTGACCGCGTAGAGTTCGTTGACGCTGAGAGGCTGGCATCTGATAAGGACTACTGGGCCCTGGTAATCAAGGTAATGAAGATGACAAGCCTGGCGAGGATGAGGAGGGCCCTCACCATAATGGGGAGGAGCGTTGATGAGGCCGAGCTCGACACGTCAAAGCTCATTTACCCCGCTATGCAGGTCTCTGACATAATTTACCTGGACCTCGACCTAGCCCTAGGGGGGCTTGACCAGAGGAAGGCCCACGTACTCCAGAGGGAGGTGGCGGAGCGCATGGGCCGCAAGAAGGTCATAGCGCTTCACACGCCCATCCTCACAGGGCTCAGCGGGGGGAAGAGGATGGAGGGGGCCGAGAAGGATGAGGAGGTCGCTGCCTTCAAGATGTCCAAGTCCAAGGCCTCAGACGCGATATTCGTTAACGACGCGCCTGAGGAGATAAGGGCGAAGGTCAGGGCCGCCTACTGCCCTCCGAGGCAAGTCGAGTTCAACCCAGTGATGGAAATTAACAAGTACCTGCTGTTCGCGAAGCCAGGCTTCACGCTTCACATTGATAGGCCTCAGAAGTACGGGGGGCCCGTGGACTTCTACTCCTACGAGGAGCTGGAGAGGGCGTACGTTGAAGGGAGGCTTCACCCGGCTGACCTCAAGGAGGCCACGGCCGAGTCGCTTGTAAGGCTCCTTGAGGGGCCCAGGAAGCTCTTCGAGAGGCCCGACGTCGTCCAGCTCGTTAAGGTCCTTGAGTCCAAGGTCACCAGGTGA